A genomic stretch from uncultured Pseudodesulfovibrio sp. includes:
- a CDS encoding SIS domain-containing protein: MTAMCGIASFLSNRQWLNTPDTGWLTKLENDFTEASRSVDLMQAAAPLGVLADHFYDLMAFGLHMQLVRNQQVLASLSRVRDTIRNMRNAAAVKLEQGPRTDELEGLHETLSDYLWQIDREVLGNMQDTLALMPDNLAEDMDARDRHFLAWGTEQVLQSIDKLEVRGRDSAGIAVAFILPKGVDPEKRLNAAQKDELSMRCSINNADTRQVLVRTLPDGRTACRFLYKVAQLVGQLGDNGAALRAFITNDDLLWTMAEELETLNIIAHTRWASNGIISVPNCHPVDGLVEGDVSTGLEKTMFVLNGDVDNYRTLVEETVTSKGAFIPPVISTDAKILPVLFHLGVTEDGDAETRFRNVLKQCEGSLAVVMQNLSDFDSQFLAQKGSGQSFYVGKTQDGWLVASEAYGMAARARSSYPIAVHQQGGVSVILRDSDPADSIPVARYLESGDSVELAEEKIEIFSRDIFRGEYTHYIEKEIHEASDSVRNTLHGKYQKNGAAIKFLPEGFGNGPALVKRFKDSATPIKRIICVGQGTAAVAAMAVAQLLRRTLAGTGLSVESYTGSELIGFMGNDRMDDVFLIPVSQSGTTTDTNRVVDLCRDQGAWVNCIVNRRNSPLVQKSDSYIYTSNGRDVEMAVASTKAFYSQIAAGKLLSLWLADVLGSMDAESILTEIEALEALPDKIDQVLANKDAIGEVAKKFAPVHRYWALVGNGANCVAAQEVRIKLSELCYKSIPCDVTEDKKHIDLSTEPLTLVMASDLPEMVAMDTVKETTIFKAHNGSPIVFCAEDETRFDGIAEATIKVPRVGGGLDFVLETVAGHWWGVMAAKAIDAHAEPFRKARIVLGGMIENPDTWDNKTLLVQLNKCIDRIASGATDSALPARVTASLANYMLWLVNQSADIHVTEARLGDILTVLNKAIEEMTRPIDTIRHQAKTVTVGISRPQG; the protein is encoded by the coding sequence ATGACCGCCATGTGTGGTATCGCCAGTTTTCTCAGCAACAGACAGTGGTTGAACACGCCGGACACCGGCTGGCTCACCAAACTTGAAAACGATTTTACCGAGGCAAGCCGAAGCGTTGACCTCATGCAGGCCGCAGCACCACTTGGCGTGCTGGCAGACCATTTTTACGACCTCATGGCCTTCGGCCTGCACATGCAGTTGGTGCGTAACCAACAGGTTCTCGCCAGCCTGAGCCGAGTTCGCGACACCATACGAAACATGCGCAATGCCGCAGCAGTCAAACTGGAACAGGGACCGCGCACGGACGAACTGGAAGGGCTGCATGAAACACTGTCCGACTACCTCTGGCAGATTGACCGGGAAGTGCTCGGCAACATGCAGGACACCCTGGCTCTCATGCCGGACAATCTCGCTGAAGATATGGACGCCCGCGACCGCCACTTCCTGGCGTGGGGTACTGAGCAGGTATTGCAATCCATAGACAAGCTTGAAGTACGTGGACGTGATTCCGCAGGGATAGCGGTGGCCTTCATCCTGCCCAAGGGTGTGGACCCGGAAAAGAGGTTGAACGCCGCGCAAAAAGACGAACTCTCAATGCGTTGCTCCATCAATAATGCCGATACCCGGCAGGTGTTGGTACGCACGCTTCCCGACGGCCGCACGGCATGCCGTTTCCTATATAAAGTGGCCCAGCTCGTCGGTCAGCTTGGTGACAACGGAGCCGCCCTGCGCGCATTCATCACCAACGACGACCTGCTCTGGACCATGGCTGAAGAGCTTGAAACCCTGAATATCATCGCCCATACCCGTTGGGCTTCCAACGGCATCATATCCGTTCCCAACTGTCACCCCGTGGACGGCCTCGTTGAAGGAGACGTGTCCACAGGCCTCGAAAAGACAATGTTCGTGCTGAACGGCGACGTGGACAATTACAGGACACTGGTTGAAGAAACCGTGACCAGTAAAGGGGCGTTCATTCCTCCCGTCATCTCCACGGACGCAAAGATTCTGCCCGTTCTCTTTCATCTGGGCGTCACTGAAGATGGGGATGCCGAGACCCGGTTCCGCAATGTGCTCAAACAATGTGAAGGCTCACTTGCTGTGGTCATGCAGAACCTGAGCGACTTTGACTCCCAGTTCCTGGCCCAGAAGGGTTCCGGCCAATCCTTTTACGTCGGCAAGACGCAGGACGGCTGGCTGGTCGCATCAGAAGCATACGGCATGGCCGCCCGAGCGCGAAGCTCCTACCCCATCGCCGTCCATCAGCAGGGCGGTGTTTCCGTTATCCTGCGCGACTCAGATCCGGCAGACAGCATCCCTGTTGCCCGGTATCTCGAGTCCGGCGACTCCGTGGAATTGGCCGAAGAGAAAATTGAGATTTTCTCCAGAGATATTTTCCGGGGCGAGTATACCCACTATATTGAAAAAGAAATTCACGAAGCATCCGACTCCGTACGCAATACGCTGCACGGCAAGTACCAAAAAAATGGCGCAGCCATAAAGTTCCTGCCCGAAGGATTCGGCAACGGACCGGCACTGGTCAAACGCTTCAAAGACTCGGCAACCCCCATCAAACGCATCATCTGCGTTGGACAGGGAACCGCAGCTGTGGCCGCCATGGCTGTGGCCCAACTCTTGCGCCGCACACTGGCCGGAACCGGCTTGTCCGTAGAATCCTACACAGGCTCAGAGCTGATCGGTTTCATGGGCAATGATCGCATGGATGACGTATTCCTGATTCCGGTGTCCCAAAGCGGAACCACCACGGATACAAACCGGGTAGTGGATCTCTGCCGCGATCAGGGTGCATGGGTCAACTGCATCGTCAACCGACGCAATTCGCCTCTGGTGCAGAAGTCCGATTCATACATCTACACATCCAACGGACGCGACGTGGAAATGGCTGTGGCCTCCACCAAGGCCTTCTATTCACAGATAGCGGCGGGCAAACTGCTCTCCCTGTGGCTGGCCGATGTCCTCGGCTCCATGGATGCCGAATCGATCCTCACTGAAATCGAAGCCCTTGAGGCCCTGCCCGACAAGATCGACCAGGTTCTCGCCAACAAGGACGCCATCGGCGAGGTGGCGAAAAAATTCGCCCCCGTGCATCGATACTGGGCACTCGTTGGCAACGGCGCAAACTGCGTCGCGGCCCAGGAAGTCCGTATCAAGCTCTCGGAGCTGTGTTACAAGTCCATCCCCTGTGATGTGACCGAAGATAAAAAACATATAGACCTGTCCACCGAACCGTTGACGTTGGTCATGGCATCCGACCTGCCTGAGATGGTCGCCATGGATACGGTCAAGGAGACTACCATCTTCAAGGCGCACAACGGTTCGCCCATCGTGTTCTGTGCCGAAGACGAAACCCGATTCGACGGCATTGCCGAAGCCACCATCAAGGTGCCACGCGTTGGCGGAGGACTGGACTTCGTGCTGGAGACCGTGGCCGGACACTGGTGGGGCGTCATGGCAGCCAAAGCAATCGATGCCCATGCCGAACCGTTCCGCAAGGCTCGTATAGTTCTCGGCGGGATGATTGAAAACCCCGACACATGGGACAACAAAACCCTGCTCGTGCAGCTCAACAAGTGCATTGACCGTATCGCCTCCGGTGCCACGGACTCCGCCCTGCCCGCCCGAGTAACGGCATCACTGGCAAACTACATGCTCTGGCTGGTCAACCAGTCTGCGGACATCCACGTAACTGAAGCACGGCTGGGAGACATCCTGACCGTGTTGAACAAGGCCATCGAAGAAATGACCCGTCCCATCGACACCATCCGCCATCAAGCCAAGACTGTCACAGTCGGCATCAGCAGACCGCAGGGATAG
- a CDS encoding ABC transporter substrate-binding protein, translated as MREKRIHGILPLLLFLLGFVLLQAGKPRAWAGESALLGMSAAFTGPSRGLGIELYRGSMAYFAFLNESGGINGKRVDIVPLDDGYQPDPAVENTIKFLEDENILCLFNYVGTPTVTRILPLLKGYKGYQKLLFFPFSGAEPQRQFPYKNYVFNLRASYTNELDGLVEKFLNNGMTRLAVFYQIDAYGRSGWDGARKALAARHRVLAGEATYKRGAQFTDSMKQQVEILMRSKPDAVLSIGSYAACAAFIRDARNMGLDVPIANVSFVGSENLLALLEKAGAETGRDYTENLVNTQVVPSYEDLSLPAVREYRECMDMYAPPPPSLSDGSYQLLKYSFTSFEGFLNAKVMAHILASYEAAPTSGMQWAAEFTRDTELGIDVSVNLSPANHQGLEKVYFTTVKDGKFIPLDKELWRTWRR; from the coding sequence ATGCGTGAAAAAAGAATCCACGGTATTCTGCCCCTGCTTCTTTTTCTTTTGGGTTTTGTACTGTTACAGGCGGGGAAACCCCGTGCATGGGCTGGGGAAAGTGCTTTGCTTGGCATGTCCGCAGCTTTCACCGGGCCAAGCCGGGGGTTGGGCATAGAGTTGTACCGAGGGTCCATGGCATATTTTGCGTTTCTTAATGAATCCGGTGGAATCAATGGCAAGCGCGTGGATATTGTCCCTCTGGATGATGGTTACCAGCCCGATCCGGCTGTTGAAAACACGATAAAGTTTCTTGAGGATGAAAATATCCTGTGTCTTTTCAACTATGTTGGAACACCTACTGTGACACGAATTTTGCCCTTGCTCAAAGGGTATAAAGGATACCAGAAACTGTTATTTTTCCCTTTTTCCGGTGCCGAGCCGCAACGACAGTTCCCGTACAAAAACTATGTATTCAATTTGCGGGCGTCTTACACGAATGAACTTGATGGATTGGTCGAGAAATTCCTGAATAATGGGATGACTCGGCTCGCTGTCTTTTATCAGATTGACGCCTATGGCCGGAGTGGCTGGGATGGTGCAAGAAAGGCCTTGGCCGCCCGGCATCGCGTTTTGGCGGGAGAAGCAACCTACAAGCGTGGTGCGCAGTTTACTGATTCAATGAAACAGCAGGTGGAGATTCTTATGCGCAGCAAGCCAGATGCTGTGCTGTCCATCGGCTCGTATGCTGCATGCGCAGCCTTTATTCGGGACGCCCGCAATATGGGGCTGGACGTTCCAATTGCTAATGTTTCGTTTGTGGGCAGTGAGAATCTGCTCGCCTTACTTGAAAAAGCCGGGGCCGAAACCGGTCGGGATTACACCGAAAATCTTGTAAATACTCAGGTCGTCCCCAGTTATGAAGATCTGAGCCTGCCAGCCGTTCGCGAGTACCGCGAGTGCATGGATATGTATGCACCGCCTCCGCCGTCACTGTCAGATGGCTCATACCAATTGCTCAAGTATAGTTTTACGAGTTTCGAGGGGTTTCTCAACGCCAAGGTTATGGCGCATATTCTCGCTTCATATGAAGCGGCCCCAACGTCGGGCATGCAGTGGGCTGCGGAGTTCACACGAGATACCGAACTCGGAATAGACGTTTCCGTCAATTTGAGTCCGGCCAACCATCAGGGGTTGGAAAAGGTGTATTTCACAACAGTCAAGGATGGTAAGTTCATTCCTCTTGATAAGGAATTGTGGCGGACATGGCGCAGATAA
- a CDS encoding ATP-binding protein: MAQIKGMSIFLKTGLLAFCLFGCISILTSALAAYTLYNRLTSEYTSKGAAIATAVASASHEILLGRDAVTAQSLIDQYLAIQGVAYVFVIDSDGEIVAHTFVPEVPEVLRPLQTSKHRQVVTELTVAPFGRVIDICAPVLTGVAGYVHVGMDKELVVGYFWKTIFDMQVLLFFTFWACVGILYLVTRRISRPLDQLTEYARRLAAHDFNATINIQTKDELNLLGRAMQSMGQELSLLFTEMNSEVDKATGELRDHMAYLSAILDNLADGLLVVSVAGEITVINPAMRELFQLPDKDYRGETVGDIFPSEVQELVSGVGNCSLDTASAELALSKGRIGKAISSSIVIAEPSSQCLGTVVLVRDITKEKELDQLKTDFISTVSHELRTPMTSVLGFSKIIRKKLEQMIFPLLAGRSSVSKPIEQVRGNMNIIVAEAERLTELINDVLDIARMEAGEVKWRDSEVSMAEVLRQSRNSTKGFWQAKGLEVVLDIEEGLPPVHGDSGRLVQVVVNLLSNAIKFTDVSPIVCGVRADGDFQEVFVKDNGAGISSADLEMVFTKFKQVGDTLTGKPEGTGLGLPICRQIVERHGGRIWAESDPGQGSSFHFLIPSGQDRNVRSLENKQCLGSVFAPKVFLEEVKGENSDEAPLILVVDDEVALVRFLSEVFEENGFRVSSATSGEDAVRLAQELSPDLITMDIMMPLMDGREAIRCLRSLPETWRIPVLVITALSGAPCDCGDMALTKPVDENSLLEAARVLLGKRNACKSCLVLGDDSECDLEGLSELCTGDIAFVSEKEFWENRAEDFCGTVFIPAGKYRTIEFERLTKLSGVSIVILPGNNCE; this comes from the coding sequence ATGGCGCAGATAAAGGGTATGTCCATCTTCTTGAAGACGGGGCTTCTCGCCTTTTGTCTCTTTGGTTGTATTTCGATCCTGACTTCTGCGTTGGCGGCCTATACATTGTATAATCGACTGACCAGCGAATACACAAGCAAGGGCGCGGCTATCGCCACGGCTGTTGCCAGTGCCAGCCATGAAATTCTGTTGGGGCGCGATGCGGTCACAGCCCAGTCCCTGATCGACCAGTATCTCGCCATTCAGGGTGTGGCGTATGTTTTTGTCATTGATTCTGACGGGGAGATCGTTGCTCATACTTTTGTCCCTGAAGTCCCTGAAGTCTTGCGACCATTGCAAACGTCAAAACACAGACAGGTTGTCACCGAATTGACCGTAGCTCCTTTTGGCAGGGTCATCGACATCTGCGCGCCGGTCCTGACGGGCGTGGCTGGTTATGTCCATGTCGGTATGGATAAAGAACTGGTCGTGGGATATTTCTGGAAAACAATATTCGATATGCAGGTCCTCCTCTTCTTTACCTTTTGGGCATGTGTCGGAATTTTGTATCTGGTGACCAGGCGTATATCCAGACCACTTGATCAATTGACCGAATATGCCCGGAGGCTTGCCGCGCATGATTTCAACGCCACCATCAATATCCAGACCAAAGATGAACTAAATCTTCTCGGGCGAGCCATGCAGTCCATGGGGCAGGAGTTGTCGCTGCTGTTTACGGAGATGAACAGTGAAGTGGACAAGGCCACAGGTGAACTTCGAGATCATATGGCCTACTTGTCGGCAATTCTTGATAATCTGGCTGACGGTCTGCTGGTGGTGAGTGTTGCTGGTGAAATCACGGTCATCAACCCTGCCATGCGGGAGCTTTTTCAGCTCCCGGACAAGGATTATCGTGGAGAAACCGTTGGCGATATCTTCCCGAGTGAAGTGCAGGAGCTGGTTTCTGGCGTCGGCAACTGTTCTCTGGATACAGCGTCTGCGGAATTGGCGCTTTCAAAGGGCCGTATAGGTAAAGCCATCAGTTCTTCAATCGTCATCGCTGAACCGTCTTCTCAATGTCTGGGGACTGTCGTTCTGGTCCGTGATATCACCAAGGAAAAAGAGCTGGATCAGCTCAAGACGGATTTTATATCCACTGTTTCCCATGAACTGCGGACCCCCATGACGTCGGTGCTCGGTTTTTCGAAGATCATTCGGAAAAAACTGGAGCAAATGATTTTCCCGTTGCTGGCAGGCCGGAGCAGCGTGAGCAAGCCCATAGAGCAGGTTCGGGGCAACATGAACATTATTGTTGCCGAAGCCGAAAGACTGACCGAACTGATTAATGATGTACTCGATATCGCTCGCATGGAAGCCGGGGAGGTCAAGTGGCGTGATAGTGAAGTCTCTATGGCCGAGGTCCTTCGACAGTCTCGGAATTCAACCAAGGGGTTCTGGCAGGCCAAGGGACTGGAGGTTGTACTCGACATCGAAGAGGGCTTGCCTCCTGTTCACGGAGATTCGGGGCGGCTTGTCCAGGTCGTGGTCAATCTTCTGTCAAATGCGATCAAGTTTACAGATGTAAGCCCTATCGTCTGCGGCGTAAGGGCTGATGGTGACTTTCAGGAAGTTTTTGTGAAAGACAACGGCGCAGGCATCTCGTCAGCTGATTTGGAAATGGTTTTCACCAAGTTTAAACAAGTGGGAGATACTTTGACCGGCAAGCCTGAGGGGACAGGACTTGGACTTCCTATCTGCCGTCAGATCGTGGAGCGGCATGGTGGTCGAATCTGGGCCGAGAGTGACCCCGGTCAGGGGAGTTCCTTTCATTTTCTCATTCCTTCAGGACAGGACAGGAATGTGCGCTCGCTTGAAAATAAACAATGCCTTGGCAGCGTGTTTGCCCCGAAAGTCTTTCTTGAAGAGGTGAAGGGCGAGAATTCTGACGAGGCTCCATTGATTCTGGTTGTGGACGATGAAGTGGCGTTGGTTCGGTTTTTGTCGGAAGTGTTTGAAGAAAATGGGTTCAGGGTCAGTTCTGCGACAAGTGGTGAAGATGCGGTCAGGCTGGCCCAGGAGTTGTCCCCGGATCTTATCACAATGGATATCATGATGCCGCTCATGGATGGTCGTGAAGCTATCCGGTGTCTGCGTAGCCTCCCCGAGACATGGCGTATACCCGTACTCGTCATCACTGCCTTGAGCGGAGCCCCGTGTGATTGCGGAGATATGGCTTTGACCAAGCCTGTTGACGAAAACAGTTTGCTGGAAGCGGCCAGGGTGCTGCTCGGAAAAAGAAACGCGTGCAAGTCATGTCTGGTTCTTGGCGATGACAGTGAATGTGATCTTGAAGGTCTGTCGGAATTGTGCACAGGCGATATTGCCTTTGTTTCCGAGAAGGAATTTTGGGAAAACCGGGCAGAAGATTTTTGTGGAACCGTTTTTATACCTGCCGGGAAATATCGAACAATTGAATTTGAGAGGCTGACGAAGTTGTCAGGTGTTTCCATAGTTATTCTTCCCGGCAATAATTGTGAGTAA